In one window of Desulforhabdus amnigena DNA:
- a CDS encoding hydrogenase large subunit translates to MSLLAAQVHPIANGQALDFKDISTAGLDDFLQYVIEATEHHVRISSLFAQPLEHDITRLWAILSYDHQSLVLPIYTDLARNRYPSLTPYCAQAHWFERELFEQIGIIPEGHPWLKPIRFQPPFFPGARSGSAQHEIGMTDFFRVEGEEIHEVAVGPVHAGIIEPGHFRFQCHGEDVFHLEISLGYQHRGIEKALTGGPDRRTVHYMETAAGDTTVGHTLAYCQAIEALSGTEVPPRAQVLRGIALELERIANHTGDLGALAGDVGYLPTLSFCGRIRGDVLNMTAVLCGNRFGRGFLRPGGTGFDIDSGIRDDLLNRLQAVETDLRVAVDLLWNAPSVMARFEGTGTVTRKLCDDIGLVGPAARACGADRDIRKDMPLGIFESSRIPVATCDSGDVFARSKVRWLEIQSSIALIREHLENSAAGAVLSPPAPLAPNRLAVSLVEGWRGEICHVALTDSEGRFARYKIVDPSFHNWFGLACALRDQQISDFPLCNKSFNLSYCGHDL, encoded by the coding sequence ATGTCTCTACTTGCCGCTCAGGTGCATCCCATCGCCAACGGCCAGGCCCTGGATTTTAAGGATATTTCCACGGCAGGCTTGGACGATTTTCTTCAATACGTGATCGAGGCCACGGAACATCACGTGAGAATATCTTCCCTCTTCGCCCAACCCCTGGAACATGACATCACACGTCTTTGGGCGATCCTTTCCTACGACCACCAGTCCCTGGTGTTGCCGATTTATACGGATCTCGCCCGCAACCGGTATCCTTCCCTCACGCCCTACTGTGCCCAGGCGCATTGGTTTGAACGGGAACTCTTCGAACAGATCGGAATCATCCCGGAGGGGCACCCCTGGCTGAAGCCCATCCGTTTCCAACCGCCCTTTTTCCCCGGTGCCCGTTCCGGTTCCGCGCAGCACGAGATCGGAATGACGGACTTTTTCCGCGTGGAAGGGGAGGAAATACACGAAGTGGCAGTCGGCCCCGTCCATGCCGGTATCATCGAACCTGGCCACTTCCGCTTTCAGTGCCACGGAGAAGATGTCTTCCATCTTGAAATCTCCCTCGGCTACCAACACCGCGGCATAGAGAAGGCCCTAACGGGAGGACCCGACAGGCGGACGGTTCACTACATGGAAACGGCGGCCGGCGATACCACCGTGGGACATACTCTGGCCTACTGCCAGGCCATTGAGGCCCTGAGCGGGACCGAAGTGCCGCCCAGGGCTCAAGTGCTGCGCGGTATTGCCCTGGAGTTGGAGCGCATTGCCAACCATACCGGGGACCTCGGCGCGCTGGCGGGAGACGTGGGCTATCTTCCTACCCTCTCCTTTTGCGGGCGCATTCGCGGCGATGTCCTCAACATGACGGCCGTATTGTGCGGAAACCGGTTCGGCAGGGGCTTCCTGAGGCCGGGCGGAACGGGTTTCGACATCGATTCGGGCATCAGAGACGATCTTTTGAATCGCCTGCAGGCGGTGGAGACGGATCTGAGGGTGGCGGTCGACCTGCTTTGGAACGCACCGTCGGTCATGGCAAGGTTCGAGGGGACCGGAACGGTCACAAGGAAGCTCTGCGACGACATCGGGCTGGTGGGTCCCGCAGCCCGTGCCTGCGGAGCGGACCGGGACATTCGAAAGGACATGCCGCTGGGAATTTTTGAATCATCCCGCATTCCCGTGGCCACATGCGATTCCGGGGATGTTTTCGCTCGAAGCAAAGTGAGATGGCTTGAAATCCAGAGTTCCATTGCTCTCATCCGGGAACATCTCGAAAACTCGGCCGCCGGAGCCGTCCTTTCCCCCCCCGCTCCCCTGGCTCCCAATCGCCTGGCGGTCTCGCTCGTCGAAGGCTGGCGAGGAGAAATCTGCCACGTGGCCCTAACGGATTCTGAGGGAAGATTCGCCCGGTACAAGATCGTGGATCCGTCCTTTCACAACTGGTTCGGTCTGGCCTGCGCTCTCAGGGATCAGCAGATATCCGATTTCCCCCTCTGCAATAAAAGCTTCAACCTTTCGTATTGCGGCCACGATTTGTGA
- the metK gene encoding methionine adenosyltransferase, whose product MKKDFMFTSESVTEGHPDKVCDQISDAIVDHFLEQDPSSRVIAECAVSVSILFIAARFASDAVVDFPNVARRVIRHIGYDQQDFNAKTCSVLTSLKELPVEEHCCFDERALSEDEIERIPARNQVTVFGFACNQTPALMPLPIWLAHKLSRQITHVRREKILPYLCPEGKTDVGIEYRNRRPHRIHSITVTASQAHTYEPSLQKIRNDIYETVIKPSFEDEAIKPDQNTDIFINPEGAFISGGPSVHSGLTGRKTAIDTYGEYARHSGAALSGKDPLRIDRVAAYAARYAAKNLVAAGLADECEVQLSYSVTLSRPASIQVETFGTGRIPDEELVKLLEKHFEFRLAGIMRNFNLRRLPQIVKGGFYEKLAAYGHMGRTDIDVPWEKTDKAELLR is encoded by the coding sequence ATGAAAAAGGATTTCATGTTCACATCGGAATCGGTGACTGAAGGGCACCCGGATAAGGTCTGCGATCAGATCAGTGATGCCATCGTGGACCATTTTCTGGAGCAGGATCCCTCATCGAGAGTCATCGCCGAATGCGCCGTGTCCGTATCCATTCTTTTCATCGCAGCGAGGTTTGCCTCCGATGCCGTGGTGGATTTCCCGAATGTTGCGCGGAGGGTCATCCGGCACATCGGCTATGATCAGCAAGACTTCAATGCAAAGACCTGCAGTGTGCTGACGAGCCTCAAGGAATTGCCCGTGGAAGAACACTGCTGTTTCGATGAAAGAGCTCTTTCCGAGGATGAAATAGAACGCATACCCGCCAGAAACCAGGTCACCGTCTTTGGTTTCGCGTGCAATCAAACACCGGCTCTCATGCCCCTGCCCATCTGGCTGGCTCATAAGCTTTCACGGCAAATCACCCATGTACGGCGCGAGAAGATACTGCCCTATCTTTGTCCCGAGGGCAAAACCGATGTGGGAATCGAGTACAGGAACCGGAGGCCTCATCGCATTCACAGCATCACGGTCACCGCAAGCCAGGCCCATACTTACGAACCGAGCCTCCAGAAAATCCGCAATGACATCTATGAAACTGTCATCAAGCCGTCTTTCGAAGACGAAGCCATCAAGCCGGATCAGAACACCGATATTTTCATAAACCCCGAAGGCGCGTTCATTTCCGGAGGTCCGTCCGTGCACTCGGGGCTCACGGGGAGAAAGACGGCGATCGATACCTATGGCGAATATGCACGGCACAGCGGGGCGGCTCTGAGCGGCAAGGACCCTCTCAGAATAGACCGGGTGGCGGCTTATGCCGCCCGTTATGCGGCTAAGAACCTTGTGGCTGCGGGTCTGGCGGATGAATGTGAGGTGCAGCTCAGCTACTCGGTTACCCTTTCGCGGCCGGCAAGTATCCAGGTGGAAACCTTCGGTACAGGAAGGATTCCCGACGAAGAGCTGGTAAAGCTTTTGGAAAAGCATTTTGAATTCCGCCTGGCCGGGATCATGCGGAATTTCAACCTGAGACGGCTGCCCCAGATTGTAAAAGGCGGGTTTTATGAAAAACTTGCGGCCTATGGGCACATGGGCCGAACGGATATCGATGTCCCCTGGGAGAAGACGGACAAGGCAGAACTCCTGAGATGA
- a CDS encoding phosphatidylserine decarboxylase produces MITIIASGLAALLIGFCYWRYIWFFRNPDRIPPAGEGILSPADGTVVYAKRIQPHDAVLVIKRGVQATINDIAREDMGSEKILIGIFMSPFDVHYNRAPLSGTVGFIHHHPAKGTNLAMWQMHLRALLKRNPYHKGSMHILQNERTVTKINGHFRGKPCPCYVVQIAAKSVSGIESYVEEGMRVERGSIFGMIRIGSQVDVIMPWQEGMQLMVRPGDKVRAGKTLLVQ; encoded by the coding sequence ATGATCACGATCATCGCTTCGGGTCTCGCCGCCCTTCTTATTGGCTTTTGCTACTGGCGTTATATCTGGTTTTTCCGAAATCCCGACAGAATCCCTCCAGCGGGCGAAGGTATTTTGAGCCCCGCGGACGGTACGGTGGTCTATGCCAAAAGGATCCAACCTCACGACGCCGTGCTCGTCATCAAGAGAGGTGTCCAGGCAACCATCAACGATATTGCACGGGAAGACATGGGCTCGGAAAAAATCCTGATCGGCATCTTCATGAGCCCTTTCGACGTTCACTATAACCGTGCCCCCCTTTCCGGAACGGTCGGGTTCATACACCACCACCCGGCGAAAGGAACCAATCTGGCCATGTGGCAGATGCATCTCAGAGCGCTCCTCAAACGCAATCCCTACCACAAAGGCAGCATGCACATTTTACAGAACGAACGGACCGTAACGAAAATAAACGGTCACTTCCGGGGAAAACCCTGCCCCTGCTATGTCGTTCAAATTGCAGCCAAAAGCGTCAGCGGCATTGAAAGCTATGTCGAGGAAGGGATGAGGGTCGAGCGCGGTTCCATTTTCGGGATGATCCGCATCGGTTCCCAGGTGGACGTCATCATGCCCTGGCAGGAAGGAATGCAACTCATGGTCCGCCCGGGAGACAAGGTAAGGGCGGGAAAGACTTTATTGGTCCAATAG
- a CDS encoding response regulator encodes MSRILVVDDEEHIRSFFESELADEGHEVITVATGLRLVERIESIQPEVVILDIKLVDSDGLDLLQEIREFYPDLSVILCSAYDSFRFEPKAMAADYYVIKSCDLSELKTKVEWALEANSVTRQPDTEGIRSTDRPSMDT; translated from the coding sequence GTGTCACGAATTCTTGTGGTTGACGATGAAGAGCATATCAGGAGCTTTTTTGAAAGTGAACTGGCCGATGAAGGACACGAGGTCATTACGGTCGCTACCGGTTTGAGGCTCGTAGAGAGAATAGAGTCTATCCAGCCCGAAGTTGTTATTCTCGATATCAAGCTGGTCGACAGTGACGGGCTTGATCTGCTCCAGGAAATACGGGAGTTCTACCCGGACTTGTCGGTTATACTCTGTAGCGCATACGACAGCTTCAGGTTTGAACCGAAGGCCATGGCGGCGGATTATTATGTGATTAAATCATGTGACCTCTCGGAGTTGAAGACGAAGGTAGAATGGGCTCTGGAGGCCAATTCGGTGACCCGGCAACCTGACACTGAAGGAATCCGGTCCACCGACCGACCCTCGATGGACACATGA
- a CDS encoding 4Fe-4S binding protein yields MFDALLARLQQKYRTIQYPDGPPPELPARFAGRPVIQHGACSKDCRQCIDVCPTGAIAKGERLQIDLGRCIFCRECAAACPAQAISFTREYRMSTSTREDLLIASDSFSLARDLRGEIKRLFGRSLKLRQVSAGGCNACEADTNVLSTVGWDLGRFGIQFVASPRHADGLLITGPVPENMRIALLKTFQAVPSPKLVIAVGACAVSGGIYRNHSEVHNGADSLLPVDLYIPGCPPHPLTILDGLLRLIGRIRKE; encoded by the coding sequence ATGTTTGATGCTCTTTTGGCAAGGCTGCAGCAAAAGTACCGAACAATCCAATACCCCGATGGGCCTCCTCCGGAACTGCCTGCGCGTTTTGCCGGGAGGCCGGTCATACAACATGGGGCATGTTCAAAGGACTGTCGGCAATGCATCGATGTGTGCCCGACGGGAGCCATCGCCAAAGGGGAGCGGCTCCAAATAGATCTCGGCCGCTGTATTTTCTGTCGCGAATGCGCCGCTGCCTGCCCTGCACAGGCCATCAGCTTCACGCGGGAATACAGAATGTCCACGAGTACCCGTGAAGACCTGCTGATCGCATCCGATTCTTTTTCCCTGGCACGGGACCTCAGGGGCGAGATCAAACGGCTGTTTGGAAGATCTCTCAAACTGCGGCAGGTGAGTGCCGGCGGGTGCAATGCGTGCGAAGCCGATACGAATGTCCTCTCCACCGTCGGTTGGGACCTCGGGCGGTTCGGCATACAGTTCGTGGCCTCACCGCGGCACGCCGACGGCCTCCTCATCACGGGCCCGGTACCCGAGAACATGCGAATCGCCCTGCTCAAAACCTTCCAGGCGGTCCCCTCCCCGAAGCTCGTCATTGCAGTGGGAGCATGCGCCGTTTCGGGAGGCATTTATCGGAACCACAGCGAAGTTCACAATGGGGCCGATTCCCTTCTCCCCGTAGATCTCTATATCCCCGGCTGCCCTCCCCACCCCCTCACCATCCTGGATGGATTGCTGCGGCTCATTGGGAGGATTCGCAAAGAGTAA
- a CDS encoding TraR/DksA family transcriptional regulator, whose protein sequence is MLAYFSEALKVRLEDYLLGANKITSTFENYGYRRGDPMDEADLASARYEEDFILHMKQRNHQFILEIKQALKRIDSGEFGICEECGDEIGLERLKVQPMTRVCVHCKKEMENAERRKLGKNMAWNPPWPLERNRLQSMLAVRDQGKGRYSMVQWVSAKEQATESDK, encoded by the coding sequence ATGCTTGCATATTTTAGTGAGGCATTGAAGGTACGTTTGGAGGACTATCTGTTGGGGGCCAACAAAATCACTTCCACTTTCGAGAATTACGGATACCGCCGGGGGGATCCCATGGATGAGGCGGATCTTGCTTCGGCTCGGTACGAAGAGGATTTCATACTGCACATGAAGCAGCGGAACCATCAGTTCATATTGGAAATCAAACAGGCTTTGAAGCGCATCGACAGCGGGGAGTTTGGAATCTGCGAGGAATGCGGTGATGAAATCGGGCTGGAACGACTGAAGGTCCAACCTATGACCCGAGTCTGCGTTCATTGCAAAAAGGAAATGGAAAACGCCGAAAGGCGCAAGCTTGGAAAAAACATGGCATGGAACCCTCCCTGGCCCCTGGAGAGAAATAGACTTCAAAGCATGCTCGCTGTGAGGGACCAGGGAAAGGGCAGGTACTCCATGGTCCAATGGGTCTCAGCAAAAGAACAAGCGACGGAAAGCGACAAATGA
- a CDS encoding glycosyltransferase, giving the protein MKADLHVHSKYSRRPSQWILQKINCPESFTEPLQLYKIAKERGMSLVTITDHNTIAGAMELAHLPDTFLSEEVTTYFPENGCKIHVLTWDIQERQHTEIQRLRESIYDLVPYLQQEKIFHAVAHPLYSINERLTLEHFEKLLLLFRNFELNGAREDLQNHFLRDFLGQLTEQDIQMLVEKHRLEPGFSQPWKKNLTGGSDDHSSLNISRRYTQVKGAANAREFLEGIETGRAEVLGRGASPQTMAHNLYGIAYQFYKNKFNLDRHIHKDIFLRFVDRFLQAGPEREEGLLSRFYCIWNYRRSRARSRGSASVQQIFKLESQKLIMDDPELMAIVRNGGENNENKNAEKRWFEFVNKVSNKVLMHFGNHLMDHISGGNFFNIFNSLGSAGALYSMLAPYFVAFSIFTQDRQLVDQIIDRYPHLVRKKLRERKDVHVAHFTDTLYEVNGVAHTLQQQVRQAIQTGKKLTVITCDAENHAKKQGIKNFRPVGVYELPVYQEQKLFYPPFLEMLNYCYEQGFTHIHSATPGPIGLAALAISRILKLPISGTYHTSLPQYARYLTGDPNIEDLTWNYVLWYYDHMDTIFVPSRSTGKELEEKGIHADKIQLFPRGIDIERFHPSKRNGRFEKRYALQGKTRLIYVGRVSREKDLHILTDVFKILSLSMPDVCLVVVGDGPYLEEMKSELKGQPAVFTGYLEGEDLTEAYASCDLFVFPSTTDTFGNVVLEAQASGLPVIVTDSGGPQENLIEGKTGLIVPANNSEALLDAICSLIKDPNRLKNMSREARIYMEERSFEKNFERTWQIQFQVKPPKPHEPECPLAKAS; this is encoded by the coding sequence ATGAAAGCCGATCTCCATGTTCACTCGAAATATTCCAGGCGGCCATCGCAATGGATACTGCAGAAAATCAACTGCCCCGAGAGTTTCACAGAGCCTTTGCAGCTCTACAAAATCGCAAAGGAACGGGGCATGTCTCTGGTTACGATCACGGATCACAACACGATCGCCGGGGCGATGGAGTTGGCACACCTCCCGGACACCTTCCTCAGCGAGGAGGTCACAACCTATTTTCCAGAAAACGGCTGCAAAATACACGTTCTCACCTGGGACATCCAGGAGCGTCAACACACGGAAATCCAGAGACTTCGAGAAAGTATCTACGACCTTGTCCCGTATCTGCAACAGGAAAAAATCTTTCATGCCGTAGCGCATCCTCTTTATTCCATTAATGAACGCCTGACCCTGGAACACTTCGAGAAGCTCCTGCTGCTTTTCCGGAATTTTGAACTGAACGGAGCCCGCGAAGACCTGCAGAACCACTTTCTCAGGGATTTTCTGGGGCAGCTGACGGAACAGGACATCCAAATGCTCGTGGAAAAACATCGCCTGGAGCCGGGTTTTTCTCAACCGTGGAAGAAAAATCTCACCGGCGGCTCGGACGATCACAGTTCACTCAATATATCCAGGAGATACACTCAGGTTAAAGGCGCCGCCAACGCCCGTGAGTTTCTTGAAGGCATCGAAACCGGCAGGGCCGAAGTTCTGGGCAGGGGAGCATCTCCTCAGACCATGGCTCACAATCTTTACGGCATTGCTTACCAGTTCTACAAGAACAAATTCAACCTGGATCGACACATCCACAAAGACATTTTCCTGCGCTTTGTCGATCGTTTTCTCCAAGCCGGTCCAGAGCGGGAGGAGGGATTGTTGAGCCGTTTTTACTGCATCTGGAACTACCGCCGGTCGCGAGCCAGGTCACGCGGGTCCGCTTCAGTTCAACAGATCTTCAAACTCGAATCCCAGAAGCTCATCATGGACGACCCCGAACTCATGGCCATTGTGAGAAACGGCGGCGAAAACAATGAGAACAAAAACGCTGAAAAACGCTGGTTCGAGTTCGTCAACAAGGTTTCCAACAAAGTGCTCATGCACTTTGGCAATCATTTGATGGACCATATCTCGGGGGGCAACTTTTTCAACATCTTCAATTCATTGGGTTCGGCCGGTGCTCTTTATTCCATGCTCGCGCCCTATTTTGTCGCCTTCTCCATTTTCACCCAGGACAGGCAGCTGGTGGATCAAATCATCGACCGCTATCCTCACCTGGTCCGCAAAAAACTTCGAGAACGCAAGGACGTTCATGTCGCTCATTTCACGGACACCCTCTACGAAGTCAATGGAGTCGCCCACACTCTGCAGCAGCAGGTTCGACAGGCCATTCAGACGGGCAAGAAACTTACCGTGATCACCTGTGACGCGGAGAACCATGCAAAAAAGCAGGGAATCAAGAATTTCCGTCCCGTCGGTGTGTATGAACTCCCCGTCTACCAGGAACAGAAACTTTTCTACCCCCCTTTCCTTGAAATGCTCAATTACTGCTACGAGCAAGGATTCACCCACATCCACTCGGCCACCCCCGGCCCCATCGGGCTCGCGGCCCTGGCCATTTCCCGTATTTTGAAACTCCCCATCAGCGGAACCTACCACACATCGCTCCCCCAGTATGCGAGATACCTTACGGGAGACCCCAACATCGAGGATCTCACTTGGAACTACGTTCTCTGGTACTACGATCACATGGACACGATATTCGTTCCCTCGCGCAGTACGGGAAAGGAACTCGAAGAAAAGGGAATACATGCGGACAAGATTCAACTTTTTCCAAGAGGCATAGACATCGAAAGGTTTCACCCTTCAAAGCGCAACGGCAGGTTCGAAAAACGTTACGCATTGCAGGGAAAAACCAGGTTGATTTATGTGGGACGCGTCTCCAGGGAAAAAGACCTCCACATCCTCACCGATGTCTTCAAAATCCTCAGCCTCTCCATGCCCGACGTCTGCCTTGTCGTCGTGGGTGACGGTCCATACCTGGAAGAAATGAAAAGCGAATTGAAGGGACAGCCGGCCGTTTTCACGGGATACCTGGAAGGTGAAGACCTCACCGAAGCCTACGCATCCTGCGATCTCTTCGTTTTTCCCAGCACGACGGATACCTTTGGAAACGTCGTGCTGGAAGCTCAGGCATCCGGCCTGCCGGTGATCGTAACTGACTCGGGAGGACCACAGGAAAACCTGATTGAAGGGAAGACAGGGCTCATCGTCCCAGCCAACAACAGTGAAGCGCTTCTCGATGCCATTTGCAGCCTCATCAAGGACCCGAATCGACTCAAAAACATGAGCAGGGAAGCACGCATCTATATGGAAGAGCGGTCTTTCGAGAAGAATTTCGAACGCACCTGGCAGATTCAATTCCAGGTCAAACCGCCGAAGCCCCACGAACCGGAATGTCCCCTGGCTAAGGCGAGTTGA
- a CDS encoding class I SAM-dependent methyltransferase, producing MEGFSLNNTLLKDIFQFAKPMGHHENPANLNLGFGFLYYGAVRALRPHHTLVIGSGYGFSVVCLALGLKDNGGGCLTFVDPSYSLLKDGPFKTVGGSNHWNEPGKVVEHFRQFGVEEIVTHYKLRNDQFFPSYETFGLPQIDMAFIDGSHSYRDVQYDFLQTLEQSHKNTYIFLHDTHIPIRELLRHSGVKRWLKVLEKKENFFEVINFPFSSGVALVRVKKNNIRKELQ from the coding sequence ATGGAAGGATTCAGCTTAAACAACACGCTTTTGAAGGATATTTTTCAGTTTGCAAAACCCATGGGCCATCATGAGAACCCTGCAAACCTGAATCTCGGTTTCGGGTTCCTGTATTATGGCGCAGTGAGAGCACTCCGGCCCCATCACACCCTGGTCATCGGCTCCGGCTATGGATTCAGTGTGGTTTGCCTCGCCCTCGGTCTGAAAGACAACGGCGGGGGGTGCCTGACCTTCGTGGATCCATCCTATTCCCTCTTGAAAGACGGCCCCTTCAAGACAGTGGGCGGCAGCAACCACTGGAACGAACCCGGGAAAGTTGTTGAACATTTCAGGCAGTTTGGCGTGGAAGAGATCGTCACACACTATAAACTGCGAAACGACCAGTTCTTCCCCTCTTATGAAACTTTTGGTCTCCCCCAGATCGACATGGCCTTCATTGACGGGAGCCACAGTTACAGGGACGTCCAGTACGATTTTCTTCAAACCCTCGAACAAAGCCACAAGAACACCTACATCTTTCTCCATGATACGCATATTCCCATTCGAGAACTGCTTCGTCATTCCGGGGTCAAAAGGTGGCTCAAGGTGCTGGAAAAGAAAGAAAATTTTTTCGAAGTCATCAATTTCCCTTTTTCGTCTGGAGTGGCCCTGGTCCGAGTGAAAAAGAACAACATACGGAAAGAGCTGCAATGA